The DNA region TCGCGTCGTCCAGGTGCTGGCCAGGCGTACCAAGAACAACCCGGTGCTCATCGGTGAGCCCGGCGTCGGCAAGACCGCAGTCGTCGAGGGACTCGCCCAGCGCGTCGTCGCCGGTGACGTGCCGGACTCCCTCAAGGGGCGGCAGGTCGTCTCCCTGGACCTGTCCTCGATGGTTGCCGGGGCCAAGTACCGCGGTGAGTTCGAGGAGCGCCTCAAGGCCGTCCTCAACGAGATCAAGGAGGCCGAGGGCAAGGTCATCACCTTCATCGACGAGCTGCACACCGTCGTGGGTGCCGGAGCCTCCGGCGAGGGCGCCATGGACGCCGGGAACATGCTCAAACCCATGCTGGCACGCGGTGAGCTGCGCATGATCGGCGCCACCACGCTGGACGAGTACCGCGAGCGCATCGAGAAGGACCCAGCCCTGGAGCGGCGCTTCCAGCAGGTCTACGTCGGTGAGCCCACGGTGGAGGACACCATCGCCATCCTGCGCGGCCTGCGGGAGCGCTACGAGGCCCACCACAAGGTGCGCATCACCGACGGCGCCCTCGTCGCCGCCGCCAGCCTGTCGAATCGGTACATCACCAGCCGACAGCTCCCCGACAAGGCCATCGACCTCATTGACGAGGCTGCCTCGCGGCTGCGCATGGAGATCGACTCCTCCCCGGAGGAGATCGACACGCTGCGTCGGGACGTGGACCGCATGAAGATGGAGATCTTCGCCGTCGAGAAGGAGGACGACCCGGCCAGCAGGCAACGTCTGGACCGGTTGCGCACCGACATGGCCGACAAGCAGGAGGCCCTGCGCGGTCTGGAGGCGCGCTGGCAGGCCGAGAAGGCTGGTCTCAACAAGGTCGGTGAGCTCAAGACGCAAATCGACTCGCTGCGCACCACTGCCGAGAAACACCAGCGGGAGGGAGACTTCGGCAAGGCCTCCGAGATCCTCTACGGTCAGATCCCAGCCCTGGAGCAGGAACTCGCCCAGGCTGCCCAGGACGAGCAGGAGATCACCCGGATGGTCTCCGAGGAGGTCTCGGGCACCGACGTCGCCGAGGTCGTCTCGGCGTGGACCGGCATCCCGGTGGGACGCATGATGCAGGGTGAGCAGGAGAAGCTGCTGCACATGGAGGAGCGCATCCATGAGCGCCTCATCGGCCAGGATCGTGCGGTTCAGAGCGTCGCCGACGCGGTACGGCGCTCCCGGGCAGGCATCTCCGACCCCAACCGGCCCACCGGGTCGTTCCTCTTCCTGGGGCCGACCGGCGTCGGCAAGACCGAACTCGCCAAGTCCCTGGCCGAGTTCCTCTTCGACGACGAGACCGCCATGGTGCGCATCGACATGAGCGAGTACATGGAGAAGCACTCGGTCTCACGGCTGGTCGGTGCGCCCCCGGGATACGTCGGTTACGAGGAGGGTGGCCAGCTCACCGAGTCCGTGCGGCGTCGGCCCTACTCGGTCATCCTGCTCGACGAGGTGGAGAAGGCCCATCCCGACGTCTTCAACATCCTGCTGCAGGTGCTCGACGACGGGCGTCTCACCGACGGTCAGGGGCGTACGGTCGACTTCCGCAACACGATCCTCGTGCTCACCAGCAATCTGGGATCGCAGTTCCTCTCCGACGCGAGTCTGTCGGTCGAGCAGAAGCACGAGTCGGTGATGACGACGGTGCGTGCCACCTTCCGTCCTGAGTTCCTCAACCGGCTGGACGACATCATCATGTTCGATCCGTTGTCGATGGCCGATCTCACGCGCATCGTCGACACCAACATCGCCAAGCTCAATGCGCGGATGGCGGATCGTCGGATTCGTGTCGAGGTGACCGATGCCGGCAAGGAATGGCTTGCCAGAGCCGGGTTCGACCCGGTCTACGGGGCTCGTCCACTACGTCGTCAGATCCAGACGACGATCGAGGACCAGCTGGCACGTCGCGTCCTTGCCGGGCAGATCACCGAGGGCAGCACGGTCACCTTCGACGGCACCGAGGACGGCGACGGCCTGCGGATCCTCTGAGGCCCGCCGTTCGTCTCGTGCCAGCCCTGGCTCAGTCTGTGGCCCATGACAGAGGGGCACAGCGCAGCCAAGGCGCACCCCCGGAGGCTCCAGTGGACCGGGGGACTCCAGCGTAGTCGAGTCCAGTGTCAGCCTCGGAGGCTCAGCGGCCGGTCCGGGGAAGGCGCAGCCGGTGCCAGCCGCCTTCCCCCGGGGCCTGGGACGTACCGTGTCCACCACCCGAGGGGGCCTGGCCGGCAGCCCCGGGGTCTGCAACGGTGGGGTTGCCACCCGGCGTGGCCGACGAGCCGGTGCCACCGGGTGTGGCGGGGGTCCCCGTGGCGCTGGGTTTCGTGGTACTGGGACTCGTCGAGCTGGGGCCGGTGCTCGGCCCTGCAGACCCGGACGGGCTCGCCGTGGGGCTGGGCTCGGAGGTCGGGGCGCCCGAGGGGCTCGGCTCACTGCTGGCCCGAGCAGTGAGCCACTGAGCTGGCGTGGTCGGATGGTCGACCAGCCGCGTCTCGCCGATGGTTCCGAAGAAGCCGGTGTCCATGATGTTGTCGTAGATGCTGCCGCCGATGATCCACGGGC from Cutibacterium granulosum includes:
- the clpB gene encoding ATP-dependent chaperone ClpB, with product MDTNLTTMSRDAVTAASRHALAHGNPSVEPSHLLHALFTIPDNTVGPLVTSLGIDPKTVDGLATDAMAKLPSSSGASVAQPQLSGAFARVVADAQNRAEALGDSFVATEHLLISLTAVPSDVQAGLTGLGLKPDTLTAAFNEARGDRRVTSEESEGGESALAKYSVDLTERARSGKLDPVIGRDAEIRRVVQVLARRTKNNPVLIGEPGVGKTAVVEGLAQRVVAGDVPDSLKGRQVVSLDLSSMVAGAKYRGEFEERLKAVLNEIKEAEGKVITFIDELHTVVGAGASGEGAMDAGNMLKPMLARGELRMIGATTLDEYRERIEKDPALERRFQQVYVGEPTVEDTIAILRGLRERYEAHHKVRITDGALVAAASLSNRYITSRQLPDKAIDLIDEAASRLRMEIDSSPEEIDTLRRDVDRMKMEIFAVEKEDDPASRQRLDRLRTDMADKQEALRGLEARWQAEKAGLNKVGELKTQIDSLRTTAEKHQREGDFGKASEILYGQIPALEQELAQAAQDEQEITRMVSEEVSGTDVAEVVSAWTGIPVGRMMQGEQEKLLHMEERIHERLIGQDRAVQSVADAVRRSRAGISDPNRPTGSFLFLGPTGVGKTELAKSLAEFLFDDETAMVRIDMSEYMEKHSVSRLVGAPPGYVGYEEGGQLTESVRRRPYSVILLDEVEKAHPDVFNILLQVLDDGRLTDGQGRTVDFRNTILVLTSNLGSQFLSDASLSVEQKHESVMTTVRATFRPEFLNRLDDIIMFDPLSMADLTRIVDTNIAKLNARMADRRIRVEVTDAGKEWLARAGFDPVYGARPLRRQIQTTIEDQLARRVLAGQITEGSTVTFDGTEDGDGLRIL